The nucleotide sequence TGCGGAGcctcaatcttctctgaattctgatGTGCGACAATGGATTCAGAATCAAAAGCACCATTGCAAACATACTAAAAGAGCAACTGCACAGGGCACATCTTATGTTCAAGCATCATGTTGACAAACATAGATGAGATCCTTTAGAAACTTTATGAGTTAGGGAGCAATGTATTTCTCAAACTGCAGCCATTGCAGATTCTTCTCTTGTGAACAGGCCTTATCTGAAGTTAGATTTTGAGTACTTCTGTCCATTCACAATCCTAGCTAAGATTGGTATTATGGCATATCGTTTGGGCTTGCTTGAAGGAGGCTTAGTTCACCATGTTTTCCATGAACCGAAGCAACAATCCCGCAAGTGCGAGACCATGTGGCAGTGTTCGCTGCATTACCTGAACTTCCTGATCCAGAGAGCTCCAGGAGAGTTATCCCTGAAAAAAGTCTTGGATTCTCGCTCTGTGAAGACCGAATAATTAAATTTACCGGAACCGGTATGTACCGGCTGGAAATAAACCATCCATGCAATTCATCAAGATTCGTGCACTTTGTCAGAGAATAAATCACAACTCTTATACTAGTTGAATACAACTGACATGCACTGACCAAATACATGCATGACATGCAACTTTGTCACAAGAGAGATAGAGTTGTAATGGAGAGACCGGGCATGCATGATTCTCTCTCCCCATATAAATGAGATGCATTTTATTTCATCCATATATTTTGAATGATTGATATATTTTAAAGCAACTGTCTatttttgaaactttttatatatttgaaatCATGCTGACAAGACCTTTAAAACAAGATCAATCTTCCATATATTTGAACAACTTTTGAATTTTTATATTTCAGTTATCTTTGGAATCACTTTCATAAACCATAAGATTATTTCGCTATTTCACAAAATTGTTTCCTCCTGTTTCGCAAATTTCAAAATAGTAAGTTCACTCAGTTGAGAAAACATATTTCACTCAGTTGAGACAACATATTTTTACACATTATAAAACATAGATTTTAGTCGTTTTAAAATACCAGTTTCGCCCATATCAGGAAGTTGATTTCAATTATTCCAAAAAAATAAACTCATTTCTTTATGTTCAAGAAACCAATTTCACTCATCTAAAGAAAGATATTTCATTTGTATGAAGAAAATAATTTCATTCAGTTGagaaaacatattttgaaattgaTTTCACTCGATGCAAAGAACTGATTTAAATTATTTGAAAAACATATTTCACACAATTCAAAAAATGATTTCACTCATTAAAAAGTATATCTCAAAAACTAATTTCACTTCGTATTTACGAAAATATATTGAAACGTATTTCACTATAGCAGTTTCAAACATTGAAATAAGCCGTTTCACATCAAAAAGGTATATTTCACTTTTTCCAAATAACTTATTTCACCCATTTCACTCATTTCATAAAACACATTACACTCACTCAATTGAAATACTATATTTCACTTGTTTTAAAAAAACTAATTACAGTCATTACATAAGATAGATTTCACTCACTTCACTAGGTCCAGAAAAAACACATTAGAATCGCACAATTGaaaaaacaaaattttaaaatttcacaTAATGAAACATTCAATTTCACATATTTCACACAATGAAACATTCAATTGTGTGATAATGTTCAAATAACTCAATTTCACATAACTGATTAATCAATTTCACACAATGAAACATTCAATTTCACATATTTACAATCTCAAATTTCATAGTTTTTTTGTACAATGTATTTGAATTAATCAATTTCACACAAACTGGTTTCAACATCTTAAGAAAACTATGTTCAGAAAAGTTGTTTCAATCATTTCAATAACTGATTTCAATtattttgaaaattcaaatttgaaataagtgAAATTAATATTTCATATGATTGAAATAGTAAAAATTAAACTAGTTTAAATATATTCAAGATTGGTCTTATTCTAAAGATcttatgttcatgaatttgaatatATGAAAAAATTAAACAATGAAGCATTGTTGTAAAAATTTTGGGCATCTAAAAatgtaaacaaaaataaaatgcatGGATTTGTTTGGtagagagagaggagagatgttgcatgcATGTGTACATTCCACTGTAAAAGGGACTGACGTGGGCCCTATTAATCTGACATTGATTTAACTATATACAAAGGATTAACCGCCACAAATGCACTCTTATAGTCCCTCCattttaaaatagatgactcaactttgtactacacCACAACACGAATCACGAGCAAAATGACCGGTGAATGGTTTGTCGGTACATACCAGCACCGGTAAAAAGAGCTTTCTGCTGTGAAGACCCGGTGCATCGTCTCCGCGCGGTTGCTGCAATTGCATGCATCATCGTCGTGCAGTTGTCCTCTCTTCTCCGGACCACCAAGTCATGGAGCAGTGTAGTACAGCACAAAAGATGCCACGAGATTGCATCTCGAGCTCCTGGATTCACTATCCACTAGATCGACAGTGCGCCTTGGCGCGGGGTGCCTGTCGCATCAATGTGGTAAAATAGATAGTGATCAAATTAGTAGGGAGCACCTTTAAAAAATTTAGTAGGGAGCATAGTTTAGCGCTCATATTCAACAGGACAATGAATTATCTGGTCCAAGAGAACGAAGAAACATTCACTGGTATGAGAAGCAAGACATCATCAATTTCAACATGGTCATGGGATTATAAGGCCGCATCAAGTTCAGTCTGTTCATGAGATCACAAAAGCTAATTACCTGATACTAAATTCAGTACTAAGAGCATAAACATGAGAGAGCAAGTACTAAGAGTAGGATCATTATAAGCTATACTTGAGACATACATCAAGTACTACATACAAAACTTGAAAGTGTCTTTTTTCTTTCCATAGGTACACAGCCTTTAGTATATCCCAACCAAAACAAATAAAACAATCTCCTAAGAGAATGTTCTACCGACAGAATGGGTGTAGTAAAGTCTCACTATTACAATGATACAGAATCATCTTGATGAAAAGCGGTGACCAATGGccacgattttttttctgttaatcaGTCATACCTGCAATGGAGGTATAGTAGATCTATAAGACATCAATTATCTATTTACATAAATCTGGGTAAAATTATGTATTTGACCTATCAAAAAGGAAAAATGAATCATATATTCTTAGTATTTTAAAACTAAACTTTGCATTGTGTGACTACTCGTCCTTGGACTCAATTCCAAGCACTTAGTGCCAATTTGAAGACCAAAACTAAATGAAACCATAAAGTTTAGACTTTTGTGCTTGCTCTGTGACAATGTTAGTTTAGCTGTGCAAATATAAGAACCATTAAATTCCTCTTATGCATTTTCCTGGAACAGaacaaatatactccctccgttcctaaatataggtctttccagagatttcaaatgaactatcacatacagatgtatatagacactcattttgcttcgtatgtagccaCTTgtcgaaatctctagaaagacctatatttaggaacggagggagtatgtagttAATTTAGTAGAAATAATGGGTTTGGTTTGTTTCTATAAGCAGAGGTACCCAATAAAAAGGAAGGATGAAATGAACAAAGACTCTAAATGTGACGCACCAAAAGCGGGAGAAAGCCACCAGCGCAAGTGGCCAACACCCGACGCTGCTGAAGATATCAATGACCACCGCCGGCCACACCCCCTGCTCGGCACTGTGTTGTGGGCTGGCGGCAAGGGCCATGACGACATCGGAGACCATGGTGGCATCTGGTCGTCAGCAACCATGAAGGCCCCCACCAGAGTTGTGGCCTACGGTGTTTCCATTTTGGGCCATCTCGATGGTGTGCTCCTCTATGCGGAGCAGCGACACAGATTACGCCCTGGCACATTACACGCTTTCCCTATCCACCCGGTGGTCCAACACTTAGGCCACTGCACAGCATAGGCAGAGCAAGATATTGATTTGCATCCCTAAATAATACCAATAGAAAACATTACCATAAATACATATCCTCCATATTATCAATCAAAAGTACTTGAAACTAAAATTACAGAAGAACATTCATTTCATAAGAGCATAACCTAACCACATGCTAAATCAAACTGTCATTAATTTGAAAGTTTCATCATCAGCCAAACTCATCTCGAAGTTGTCATAAATCCATATCTTCGATCTAAAATGGTCTACTTTCTTCATAAAGCAATCAACCAAACAAGTATCTTTTAAGAATGAGCATAGATACGACATCAGGAGCTCTCTCACAGAACAAACATGGGAACGTGTCAAGAATTAGCAAGACTAAAACAACAAACATGAATTGTGTGTTGCTTGCGGATTTGTAAAGAAAATAACATCTGAATGAAAAATCAAAATTACTACATGGTACATCATGAATTGTTGAGGAAGAAAATAAAGATGCAGGCTACAAAATTCAAAAGATTTCTCTCTGAGCCTACAATACTCACTTTGTTGCAATTATGAAGGAATAACAGCAAACGAGAGCCAGGAACACGCTAATAGCTATCATTCCATGATAATATCAAATCCAGTCTTCCACATACCCTTTGTCCTAGACCAAAAGAAATGCACAAATGGTGAGCGTTATAAGGAATTGTTTTTGGGTCAGTACAAAGCATACTAACCCCATTAAAATTCAGTGCATGGAGGCGAGATTTAAGTATGATAATTAACCAACTCAACTGCAATAATTTTTTCACCACAGCTGATTGTAAAATAATGTTTTCACATGGATAATCAGAAGTAGCAGGAAAAACCAAGATATGTGGCCTACTCACATGCAGCTTGTATGTAGGCAGTGGACAGAACAGAGAAGTTTTCCCCTCTGCAACATAAATAAGCATGTTCATGTTAAGAAACAAATTCATGTTAAGCCTACATAGGAACCTGGTGTGCATAACTGCAAACTATAAGCGCGTAGCTAACGGCCCATTGCCAGCATCTACATCGTAAAGTGTTACATTAATCGATAATAAATAGGTCAGACAAAGCTAAATGTGCTATTATTTCCCAGTGGAAAACCATGATATTCGAATCCCAGTTTGTAATGTTAATAGTAATTAAAAAACTGTGAGGCAGTGCTTCAAAACTTTAAATTGCAAAAGCAATAAACCTGGGAAGCAAAGCCTCCAGGACATGAATAGGAGGATAGCTCACATCAAAAATAGAATATGACCATTTATGCTAGTCAACCAGAAGGCCAGTTGAATATACGCAATTAATTGCTATTAAGAGAGCCAAAGCAACACATGCATTTCATATTTTTATTGGATGAAGCGCATAATGTATACTGTATAAACAAATTCGAAGTTCAGTTATGGTCAACCCTACCTTGATACAAGTAGGTCTAATATTGCAAACTGAAACCGCGATGTCTACAAAATAAGCTGCACACTGAGCACTGAAATATCATCTGCACCTCACAGACCTTGCAGGATGCTCTATCCAATTTGTTGTGAGTCTAGAATATGATCTTTTTTAAAGATTAAAATCATATTGGTAAAAGATGTACAAAACAACAGACAATCAAAACCTAGTGCTAGAAGTAAGGGTCCTCATAGTAAAAAAAATCATGTTGAGTAAATATGGACCTTACAGGATGCTCTATCCAAGTTGAGAGATATTTTCAAGCAGTAAATGGTGTTTGGAGTAGCACTTGACAATGGCATAGGCATGCTCATGTGTACAGAGTTCATGGTAATCAGAGGAAGTAGCAAAGCTCAGGTGCATATGGACCCATAATACCATATCGCAAATCAACCAGAGTGATAGACATCATTACTTCGGATAACCTATAGCCGAGTTACATTAGATACAGATGGTACTGTAGTGAAAATCTTAGTATCACACCATTTTTGACAAAAAATAGTACGAGGGGCTACTACTGCGTTATTATATTATTTATAAGCAAAAATTTACATGACTAATCCTAACCTCTTAGCTGCCCACAATCTGGATTGTCAACAGCCATACACAATCCCCTTTGATAATCTAAAGACACCATGCCCAATGAGAAGAAGACAAATAAGATTGGAATGCAAGTTACCGAATCATAGAAGAAGACACGTTGTGAAGACCATActtatttttttctacatttatgAAATGAATAATCTGATTTTGTTAGTTAGTTGCCAAGCATATCTTATTACCATCAACGTTGTGTGCATCTAGGCATGCTAGTTGTGCTATATTTCtaccagctaatggactgtaactTCGACCAAAATTTTCAACATAACCTGTGTGTTCTCTGCTCACTACACTATCCTTCATCCCTTTCACTTTCAGAAATATCAGAGTAAGTGAGAATTGATATACAGTTGTTTTCCAATATTCGGTTCTTTCACAGCCATGTTTATAAGGCAACAAAAACAAAGATGTATTTTGTATGCCCACAGTTTTACCCAAGTTTTAGCCATGAGGTGAAGGTTCCTCCTGACAACCAGCTAAGGCCTTGTACAACTTACTACAACCGGATCAGAGAAGCACATGATCTTATTTTAAAGAAGAGATAGATTAGCTTATCTGAGATGACCCAGACGTGCAGCCAAGCAGTGGGTGCCTGACCAATGCTTCAGTCCGCGCGTGTTAGGCCACGGCCAAGGGTAGCATAACCCAGTGTTGGTTCGACGCCGCCGTCGGGGAGGAAGACAGAGGTTGGCTGCACCATCAGGAACCAGTCTATGTGCGTGAGATGTATGCCACTCAATACACACATGAGAAAAACTGATTACGATTCAGTGGTTCATGATGTCAACTTCAGATTCAGAATAAGCTAATAGAACCTAGTACAGGAAGAAACTGAACTTCTTATGGAAATTTCTCCTCAAGTTAAAGTGTTAATCATCAAGATTTTTTAAAATTTGGCGAAGCACATCTGTACATCGAAAACGTAAGATTCATATCAAATCGGATAGCAGGAAATGAAAACAATAGGTGCAGCTCTAGCACTCGAACCAATATGGCGCTCTCGTTGCATTGAAATGTTGTTCAGATGTTTTGAAAtacccttttctttttttctcccgTGTGTAGATCATTTCTTCCAGGGGCGCTCAATTTTGCTCCAAAACCACCGATTAACCTAGTCTGAAACACTTGCCTACACAGTTTCAGATCGAACAACTCAACCTATTCTATTCTATTCTAGCTCTAGCTTTAGGTGGCCACAAGCCAAAATCAACTAAGATAATGATTCGTGGCCATTATCTTGGGATTACGGAAGATAAAAAACGAACTGGCCAAGAAGCTATGAAATTCGTCcaaagaaaaaaggggaaaaacAAGAACAGGTGGAGGCATGAAGCTAGACTTTGGGAGCAGAGGGGCGGGCTGGAGATCAGACCTCATGGATAGGGAAGGAGATGGCGGTGCCGATTGGGTTGCTGCTGCCTCCAGCGAGCCGCCACAGTAGACCAACCACCGCACTGCCGCTCCAATCCGACAAGGCCGACGTCAGGGTTGACCTCCATGACAGATCTGCACAAAAGGTCCTAATGATGGCTCTGCGGAGCAACGACGCGAGTAGCAGTCTGCACAGTCTTCCCGACGGGGAGAgtaacggcgtcggtggcggcgacaGGAGAAAAGGGGAAGGAAAGGCGATGGGAGCGCGATGGATCAGAGGCGGCTCACCTCGGGTTGTCCTCTTCCCGGAGGAGCACCAACTTGAGGACACGCTCCGGTGCTCCTCGCGTTGATGGCGAAGCAGGAAGACATGCGGCGGCGGTTGGTGGTAGATTTCCTCGTCCACCGCTGCCTGTTGCCCCTCCACAACTTGAGGGCCGGTGGTGAGGGACGAGCTCGACCGGgagagcggcggcggtggcaagcTCGGCACGATGCAGAGTAGTAGTGGCCGCGGTGCTTCTCGGACGGTGACGGTGGCGCGAGGGGAGGCGACGAGGAGAAGCGGAGGGAGTGGGGGCGTCAACACGAGAGAGTTGTCCGCGCGCATCCTGGGGCGACGGCGCGCGCCGCCCGCTTCCCGACAGGGCGTGCCGCTTTCTACAGGTCCTTCGCAGGGCGGTGGAGAGGAGGCAGCGGAGGAGTCGGGCGCCGGCGGAGATGATGGCGGCGTGGGGCAGGGAGGCGGGCGCGGATCGAGGGTTCGGAGGGAGGCGCGACCGCgcgagaagaggaaggaggaggggctGGGACGCGAGGACGCGCGGGCGGGGCGGCGAGTGTGGGGAGGAGGCTGCTAGGGCTTGCCACGGGAGCTGCTAGCTTTTATAGGCCTCTATGTGAAATGACCAAAATACCCCGGTGGGGGCATGGTATTTACATTTTGCTGCCATCACTATTCATTCCAGTAGTGTCAATCCCAATCCAACGGCCCAGGCTTCTCCAGATCTCGATCGTACGGACGAGAACGCATCAAGGGAAACGATCCGGCGGCCGAGAGTGCCTGCGTTCTAAGGAGCCTTGTAGGAGCCTTCTTCTCTTATTTCTGGATGGCCCCATTACTGCATGGCCCCatctcttctcccccccccccccgtccccatCCCTGCCGAAGCTGTCGGTTCGCTCAGAGCCACCAGCTTCTTCTCGGGCTCACCGATGGCATCCATTACTGCAGCGGCACTCCCCCAGTGATCCGTTCCAAAGCCCAAAAACTTGCAAAGAATGGCCTCAGCGGAGCTAGGCAAGAAGCTACGGATGTTGATCATCCCCTTCTTCGTCACCAGCCACATCAACCCACACACCGACCTCGTCGTCTGCCTCACCGCGGCAAGGCCGGGCACCGTCGAGCTCACCCCGGCGAACGTCTCGGTCGATCGATCGACGCTCCAGCGGCACGGCGCATCCGCGGCAACCAACGCCATCAAGATAGCCACCTACCCTTTCCCGGAGGTGGACGACCTCCCGCTGAGCGTCGAGAACCTCTCTGCTGTCGGGGCCGACGTGTGGCGCATCTTCGCCGCGGCCATTAACCAGTTCATCAAGGAGAGGCTGGTCACTGAAGTTCTCAAGATCAGCGAGAGGGTGTGGAGCGGTCCACGGAGCACGAGGTAGGAGGAGCAGGAGACGGTgccggcggaggcggtggcgcgggccgTGGCGAGGTTCTTGGAGCCTGGAGGAACAAGGGAGGTGGCGAGGGGCAAAGCGCAGGAGCTTGCTACGGGATCGCAGCAACTCCTTGCGTCACGCCAGGATGTGGTAGGTGGAGACAGAAGGAAATAGcttggagaggaagaagaagcacagCGGAAGGCTTGGGATTAGGAATAACGATATTCAGTTTTACAGATCGATGTCCTCCTCTCCTCACACTAGCCTATAAGTAGATATCATTACAggccacaatgggccggcccagcaggccactcACACACACCTCGTGGGCACAGCCCAGGTCGTTACATGCCCCTCCCCTTGAGAACCAGGACGCCCTCATACTGTTCATCATCTTGCCATTGTCGCTGGTGCTAGCAGTGAAGCCCACTCCCAGGTTGCCATCGAGAGAGGAAGGCCGCGCCAAGCAATCTTGACCTGCGCCCGAGTGTGTCCGCCTACCTGCACCAAACGAGACTGTAATACCTAAGCCGGATTCAGCGGTGTTGAGATTTGAAGGGCAGCCAGATCAGTGGTGTTGTCATTCTGCACTGGAGGCTGTGCTGGTTTCAGCAGCGAGACGTGGACCACTGGATGTATCTTGCTGGACGCTGGCAGGGCAAGCCGGTAAGCCACTTCACCCACTTTTTCCAAAATCTAGTAAGGGCCAAAGTATTTGAATTCGAGCTTGTGATTGGATCTTTGGACTACTGACTGTTGCACATAGGGCTGAAGTTTTAGGTATGCCCATTCCCCTACTGCAAACTGCCGATCTGACCGGTGTTTATCCTCTTGTGCTTTCATGCGCTGTTGAGCACGCAACAGGTGCTCCCTGATCAGGCCTTGCATCAGGTTGCGTTCCGCTAACCAGCCTGACAGATCAGATGATAGCGAGCTCTGAAGATTTGCAACACCCAAGTGTCTGGGTTGATATCCATAGAGGACTTGAAATGGAGTTTTGCCCAGCGCTGAGTGGTAGTTAGTGTTGTACCAGTACTCTGCTTGTGGCAGCCAATAAGCCCATTTCTTTGGGGCAGAGTGTACCATGCACCGGAGAAATGTTTCCAAA is from Triticum aestivum cultivar Chinese Spring chromosome 1B, IWGSC CS RefSeq v2.1, whole genome shotgun sequence and encodes:
- the LOC123138536 gene encoding uncharacterized protein, whose product is MRADNSLVLTPPLPPLLLVASPRATVTVREAPRPLLLCIVPSLPPPPLSRSSSSLTTGPQVVEGQQAAVDEEIYHQPPPHVFLLRHQREEHRSVSSSWCSSGKRTTRDLSWRSTLTSALSDWSGSAVVGLLWRLAGGSSNPIGTAISFPIHEPTSVFLPDGGVEPTLGYATLGRGLTRAD